The genomic DNA GTGGAATATGTATACCGGCCAAACTCGGTGGATCTGCGTCGAACCAAATTTTGTTAACGGCAGAAAGCTCTCGTATGGTTATGCTCTGGGATACGACAAAAGCAAATCCTGCAGTGCCCATAAAATCTTGAGATTTACTGATAATCATTATCCGGAGAGATATGTGACCGAGATCTACGAGTTTAAGTCTAActcatggagggttcttgatgTCACTTGTGACTGGTTTATCGAGAACTGTGGTGTATCTTTGAAGGGAAATATGTACTGGCAAGCtacaagtaaggattttggagAAGACGTACCTgatttcttactctgttttgattttactgAACAGAGATTTGGACCTCATCTGCCTCTACCGTTTGAGTCTTGTTATCATGATATTGTGACTCTATCTGCTTTTGTAGAAGAGAAGCTTGCGGTGTTATTCCAGCCTTCGAATAGCTATGGGATGGAGATTTGGGTTACTACCAAGATCGAGCCCAGTGCCGTGTCGTGGAGCAAGTTCTTAGCCGTTGTTGATATGAGACCACTATATGATGGTACTTTCCTTATCGACGAGCAGAAGAGCCGCGTCATGGTTTTTGATCGATATCTAGATGCAACGAACCCGCCTAGACGCTGCTACAAAGCTTACATCGTTGGAGAAAACGGATACTTCAGAGAAGTGGATCTCGGGAAAATTGCCGAACCATATAGTAATTTGCCTATAGTAAcgtgctcttatgttccaagtgcAATGTGTTCTTTTGACTCTTGGATCTGATGGGATTATAATTTTACACTTTTTGCATCAACTCTGCTTATATACTGATTAGATCCACCATTAACTACTTAATCTCCTCAGAACAGAGCTTGCTTGATTGCTCTTGTTCGGTATCTCTGTGGTAATCTTGTAAAAGTAAGTAAGCTTCACTCGTTATTAGCTACTAACCCCCAGTAAACCATAgactaaacattttattttagaaaaacttacaaaataatttattaattaaattattggtAATGGTTTGTGATTGAAATTGTTGGTTTAGAATCTTAgcaaatttttcaatttttaatatgctttattgaaaaaatgacatcaataaaaaaattgagaCGGTaacaatgaataaaatagtttaaacaTTTGATTATAGACACCTTTGAAAGAACTTAAGCTTTTAAAGAATTTATGACATGAGATTTCTCTATTAAGAgaataaagattttgttaaaggaatatttttttggtttcaagtGAAATTTTGTTAAGGTAAGATTTTGTTAAGggaagattttgttaatttttgataattactaATTATCCTCAGCATTTTTAGcttttatttaacaatttctAATGGAAATTACATGTAATTtcttacacattttaaggttatttttaattttgtacttctcaattaatatagtaggatattgGATTCAAGAATGTTGCAAATTGTATAGTTAAAAGTAAATGCCaagattttgattatatataaaaaacaaaaaaaaaacaaaaaaaaacgatttgaATTATAAGGATTTGATTTTAGATATTAtacattaattgtttttatttagttattattatttatttgaacAACCTTCTTAaacaattgaaatatatatatccttacaaaaaaaaatatatatatattttcaattggAAACAAATATTAAGTAGATTTTGtgcttacatatatatatatatatatgaatatattttaatgtataatacaaaaatcattaaaatacaaattgtCACAATTGGTTAACATTAATTTTGATGAGTTATACTAAACCTAAATTGTTTAATACACTTCCCATCGTCTGTCTCTATAtcagaatattaaaaaattaaaataatttataatatatataaaataattatcaaaaatattttttctttaaattatgttttctacttaagcttaaaattatgtattattaatattaattaatttttagatttaaatatatatatatatatatatttggtaaattagaaaattaaattatctaaCTCTATTTAGGTTATCCTGttcaaaagtttaaattttttggcAGTTTTAATCATGTTTGATAGTTTACAAGCTTAACAGAAATATAATCGATTACTAAATTAGGTTCACATTTGATCTTGGTGTACCGTCGTCTCAATCCGACTTTTATGGtgaaacaattattattttaaacataCACAAACtagataaaaccaaaataatataaatttgagtttTATAGTTATGTTTGAGTTTTATAGTTATGTATATGAGTGGATGGCcctcaacatatatatagtacatggTTGA from Camelina sativa cultivar DH55 chromosome 7, Cs, whole genome shotgun sequence includes the following:
- the LOC104704226 gene encoding putative F-box protein At3g17620; amino-acid sequence: MAKMSYLPKELVEEIISRVPVKSMRTVRLTCKTWNTLSKHLGKATPSREGELMGVWLANFRVYLMSFSHNNSDSSIKPIGKLISLTDSDDVDVACVCYFEGLLLCTTKDLSRIVVWNMYTGQTRWICVEPNFVNGRKLSYGYALGYDKSKSCSAHKILRFTDNHYPERYVTEIYEFKSNSWRVLDVTCDWFIENCGVSLKGNMYWQATSKDFGEDVPDFLLCFDFTEQRFGPHLPLPFESCYHDIVTLSAFVEEKLAVLFQPSNSYGMEIWVTTKIEPSAVSWSKFLAVVDMRPLYDGTFLIDEQKSRVMVFDRYLDATNPPRRCYKAYIVGENGYFREVDLGKIAEPYSNLPIVTCSYVPSAMCSFDSWI